A window of Bacillus sp. SM2101 contains these coding sequences:
- a CDS encoding glycoside hydrolase family 16 protein, giving the protein MKKLLTFLLCLLISIPTLTSASRAESQMNVQAANSSEWNLVWSDEFNGNEIDRTKWTYDFGNYLVDENGNVITDAPGWGNNEEQYYTDAPGNSYINNGNLVIEAKQEQISDEYGTYDYTSAKLKTKGLFGQKYGKFEARIKSPKGNGLWPAFWLLPTDNVYGSWPASGEIDIMEASGGKPNEASGTIHYGGLWPIREYTGKAYHFPEGGAITDFHTYSVEWEPGEIRWYVDGNLYQTLNNWFSLNPAEELNPFPAPFDQEFYIILNLAVGGQFTENPDDPTAFPGKMEIDYVRVYESNDENGCIPTVDRNFDFSCGLSDWSPYVHHDTVAQILAENEEANVVISEQGNEEWSVILEKRGLNLQQDQDYLVSFDARSTIDRDMVVSIENSQYNRYLSETINLSSNMNNYSFQMTMPQSDAVSLKLLMGKYGAGAHNIFIDNVVIEPIGENLLKNGDFATNDDFWTAWWGDQWTGVAEGNKSVVNGELAIEMQTVGNVAYSPQVYQNGIEFNNGKLYTVTFDARSDTPRKMNVNIGKELTTDPWFIPYANTEIFDLTTDMQTFTYSFQMTEQTYTNGKIVFELGNIEGGNAATTVYIDNVSIVQH; this is encoded by the coding sequence ATGAAAAAATTACTAACTTTTTTATTATGCTTACTAATTAGTATCCCTACTCTAACTTCTGCAAGTAGAGCAGAAAGTCAAATGAATGTACAAGCAGCAAACAGCTCTGAATGGAATCTTGTGTGGAGCGACGAATTTAATGGAAATGAGATTGACAGGACAAAATGGACTTATGATTTCGGAAACTATCTTGTTGATGAAAATGGTAATGTAATTACTGACGCACCAGGCTGGGGAAATAATGAAGAGCAATATTATACAGATGCTCCCGGGAATTCATATATTAATAATGGCAATCTAGTTATTGAAGCAAAGCAAGAGCAAATATCTGATGAATATGGTACATATGACTATACATCTGCCAAGCTTAAAACAAAGGGATTATTTGGGCAAAAATATGGAAAATTTGAAGCGAGAATAAAATCCCCAAAAGGTAATGGATTGTGGCCAGCATTTTGGCTTCTTCCAACTGATAATGTTTATGGATCATGGCCTGCTTCTGGTGAAATTGATATAATGGAAGCTTCTGGAGGTAAACCCAATGAAGCTTCAGGTACGATACATTATGGTGGTTTATGGCCAATAAGAGAATACACAGGTAAAGCATATCATTTCCCTGAAGGTGGAGCGATTACAGACTTCCATACTTATTCAGTAGAATGGGAACCTGGAGAAATTCGTTGGTATGTTGACGGAAATTTATATCAAACTTTAAACAACTGGTTTAGCCTTAATCCTGCTGAAGAACTGAATCCATTTCCAGCACCGTTTGACCAAGAATTCTATATCATTCTAAATCTAGCAGTAGGAGGCCAATTTACAGAAAATCCTGATGATCCAACTGCGTTTCCAGGAAAAATGGAAATTGACTATGTGCGCGTATATGAATCAAATGACGAAAATGGTTGCATTCCAACAGTAGATAGGAACTTTGACTTTTCTTGTGGCTTAAGCGATTGGTCACCATATGTGCATCATGATACAGTAGCTCAAATATTAGCAGAAAATGAAGAAGCTAATGTTGTTATTTCTGAACAAGGTAACGAAGAATGGAGCGTTATATTAGAGAAAAGAGGGTTAAATTTACAACAAGACCAGGATTATCTCGTATCCTTCGATGCAAGATCAACAATTGATAGGGATATGGTCGTTTCTATAGAGAACTCACAATATAATAGATACTTGAGTGAAACAATTAATTTATCCAGCAATATGAATAATTACAGCTTTCAAATGACAATGCCACAGTCTGATGCAGTCAGTCTAAAATTATTAATGGGCAAATATGGCGCAGGTGCACATAATATTTTCATAGATAATGTGGTCATCGAACCCATCGGAGAAAACCTTTTAAAAAATGGCGATTTTGCTACAAATGATGATTTTTGGACAGCATGGTGGGGAGATCAATGGACGGGTGTTGCAGAGGGTAATAAATCAGTTGTAAATGGTGAATTAGCAATTGAAATGCAAACAGTTGGTAATGTAGCTTATTCTCCACAAGTGTACCAAAACGGTATTGAATTTAACAACGGTAAATTGTATACGGTTACATTTGATGCTAGAAGTGATACACCAAGAAAGATGAATGTTAATATCGGTAAAGAACTTACAACAGATCCATGGTTTATACCGTATGCCAATACAGAAATTTTTGATTTAACAACCGACATGCAGACATTTACCTACTCTTTCCAAATGACAGAGCAAACATATACTAACGGAAAGATAGTATTTGAACTAGGAAATATCGAGGGGGGAAATGCTGCTACAACAGTTTATATCGATAACGTATCTATCGTACAGCATTAA
- a CDS encoding endonuclease/exonuclease/phosphatase family protein, giving the protein MLTMSFNILADRRTWRNRRDGIINKIIDINPDIVGLQEAMSTQRRDLEAGLSGMYDLIRFNIPVNYGNPILIRSNRFTILDSGFVEAAQCGNTRYITWLLLREVDSGEEFYFYNNHYCVSPTSSKEDHAIELVSLINQHQVGNNNRHAIVVGDFNATRNNAIMEYLLDQIPIDGTPNPMNIVDTWDIANQGDPKPSTTERGAAIDWVLTLSGTSVTAATVDNSDGFSDHFPVTATFTL; this is encoded by the coding sequence ATGTTAACAATGAGCTTCAATATACTAGCTGATAGGAGAACTTGGAGAAATCGCAGGGATGGTATAATTAATAAAATAATAGACATTAATCCTGATATAGTAGGGCTTCAAGAAGCTATGTCAACACAAAGAAGAGATTTAGAAGCAGGGTTATCTGGCATGTATGATTTAATACGATTTAATATTCCAGTTAATTACGGCAATCCTATATTAATAAGGAGTAATCGATTTACTATTTTAGACTCTGGTTTTGTTGAAGCGGCTCAATGTGGCAACACGCGATATATAACTTGGTTATTGCTAAGAGAAGTTGATTCGGGTGAAGAGTTTTATTTTTATAATAATCATTATTGTGTAAGCCCTACTTCGAGTAAAGAGGATCATGCAATTGAATTAGTGTCCCTAATTAATCAACATCAAGTAGGAAATAACAACCGTCATGCTATTGTTGTAGGAGATTTTAATGCAACAAGAAATAATGCTATTATGGAATATTTATTAGATCAAATACCGATAGATGGTACACCAAATCCAATGAATATAGTAGACACATGGGATATAGCAAATCAAGGTGATCCAAAACCATCAACAACTGAACGTGGAGCAGCGATTGATTGGGTTCTTACTCTTTCTGGGACATCAGTTACAGCAGCTACAGTAGATAACTCTGATGGATTTTCTGACCATTTTCCTGTTACTGCAACGTTCACGTTGTGA
- a CDS encoding multidrug efflux SMR transporter yields the protein MTWLYLILGGISEVGWAFGLKFSEGFTNIPFVIPTVLLMIFSFWAFSKSLKYLPVSTAYAVFTGIGAFGTSIVGILFLNDAVSVLKIILLITLISCIIGLKLIPEQAKGESA from the coding sequence ATGACATGGTTATATCTTATTCTCGGTGGTATATCAGAGGTAGGTTGGGCGTTTGGTTTGAAATTTTCGGAAGGCTTTACAAATATCCCTTTCGTTATACCGACGGTTTTACTTATGATTTTTAGCTTTTGGGCTTTCTCAAAATCACTTAAATATTTACCTGTTTCAACAGCATACGCAGTGTTTACTGGAATTGGTGCCTTTGGTACATCCATCGTTGGGATCCTGTTTTTAAATGACGCAGTTAGTGTCCTAAAAATCATTTTATTAATAACCTTAATTAGCTGTATTATTGGGTTGAAATTAATACCAG